Part of the Novosphingobium sp. KA1 genome is shown below.
GGCGAACTTCTCGCGCTCCAGTTCGAACGGGAGGTTTCCGGCGAAGGAGTTGAACTCGTTCACCTCCTCGTCGAACGGCGGGCTGACCCAGGGATGGAGCTGCACGCCGATTTCCGCGCGGCCGGCCGCGACGGCGTCGCCGATCGCCTTGGGGGTATGCGGCGAATCGGCGACCGGATAGTCGATCAGATAGATCGGCTTGACCCCGAATCCCTCGCAGAAGTGCTGGAACTGGCGCAGCGCCGAGACCGTCGCGGTGCTGTGACCGTCACGCCTCAGCGGGGCGTCCCAGTCGAACTCCTCCTCGGTGTCGACCGTGACAATGAAGCGCGGGCCGAACCCCTCGCCAAATCGCGCGGTCGCACCCGGTCCGGGCGGAATCAGAATATTGGGCCCCGGCAAAGTGGTAATTCCCCCGATCGGGTCGCATCCGGCGGGCGACGAAGTTCAGAACATCAGATTGTTCAGGCCTTGGCTATGGCCCGCACTGGCGGCGGTCAAGCCGGGAAGCCACAGCCTGATCGTGCCGCCTTCGCGCTGCAGGCCGCCACCTGCAGCAGAGGCTTCGGCGGCAGCCAGTCGCAGCGTGAAACCCAGCCCGAACATGCCGGTGGAGAGCGCGTGTCCCCGCTCGCCCGGCGCGTTTTCGGGAAGGCCGCTTTCGTTCAGCGCCGCCAGCGCGGCGGGCAGTCCGACGCTCAGCGTGATCCGGCCGTCCTGGCCGCTCCACGCGAGCGGGAGCATCTCGTCGGGCGCGGTCGAGCCGGCCAGCGCGGCGAGCAGGCGCCACAGCAGGCGTTCGGTTTCGGCGCGATCGAGCGGCAGCATCAGCGCGGCGCCGTCGGCGGGCGGCTGCAGTGCGAAGCCGCTGCGGCGCGGCTGGGTCCAGGCCTTGAGGCGGTTGACCGTCTCGGTCAGGACCGGGGCCAGGTCGCATTCGCCCGCCTCGATGTTGAGCGCGCCGGTCTCGAGCCGGACCAGCCGGTCGAGCTCCTCGAAGCCGGCAAGGATGTGCGCGCAGTCGCCGGCGATCGCCGCGGCCAGCGCGCGATATTCGTGCGGGGCAGGGCCATAGAGCTGCTGCTGGATGATCTCGGCCGCGACCTGGATGGCGTTGGCGGGGGTGCGCAGCTCATGCAGGATCTGGCGCAGGCGATCGGCTTCACCGTGGCCTTGCATGGCGGCGCCGACGGCGGCCAGCGCGGCGGGGCGGCGCAAGCGGCCGCAATAGCCGGTGAAGCGGCCGCTCGCCGGTTCGAAGCGGGGCACCGCATCGACCTGCCAGGTGCCCTGAACGGCCGGAGCGCCGGAAATCTCGATCTGTGCGCCGCGCAGCGGCACGCGGTGGCGAAGGGACGAGGCGATGCCGGCGGAGGCCTTGACTGCGGCGTCGGCGGCGGTGAGGTCCATCCCGATCAGCGAGGGGGCATGAACGCCGTCCGCCCAGGAAACCCGGCCTTCGGAATCGGTGGCAAAGTCGATCGCGGCAGGAATGCGCGGCAAGCCGGCGGCGGTATCGCCCAGCGGGAGGCGCGGGGCGTCGTATCCGGCATCGTTGGCGGCGTGGTGGACGCCGTTTACTTGCGCTTCGCGGGCCTTGCGGAACTCCTCGATGCGGCGGACGATGGCACCGATCCCGGCTTCGGTGTTGGTTGGCGGCGGCGGGGTGCCGAGCGACGCGGCGGCCTGCTCGAACTCGGCAAAAGGCGCCGGTGTCGTGCCAGCCGGTGTCGCGCCAGTCGGTGTTGCCCCAGCCGGTGCCCCGGGGCGTGTGGCCGGCGAAGCGGGGGCAGGGCGCGGGGCCGGGGCCTGAACGGGGGGAGGCGCGGCCGAGGGCATGCGCGGGATCGGCCGGATCATCGCCGGAGCAGGGGGGGCGGTGACGGGCGGGGCTTCTGCTGGCGGACTTTCGAGCAGCGCGTCCAGCTCAAGCGCCTCGGCGGGAGGCAGGGCGCGATCCTGCACGCCCAGTTGTTCGAGCAGGGCATCGACCCGTACCCCAAGGTCGCTGCGGTGGCGAAGGATCCCGCGCGCACGCACGGGGAGAGCGGGAACGAGCGCGAGCCAGGCCTCCTCCGTCAATTGTGCGCAGCGCACGGCGGCGGTGGCGACGGCGGGTTCGGTTTCGGCCAGATGGGCCAGCAGGCGCGGGTTGGTCAGCGGCTGGAGTGGCTGGCTGACCAGACGGGCACGGTCGGCGGCGGGAATCGTCC
Proteins encoded:
- a CDS encoding HAMP domain-containing histidine kinase → MHFDDRLATVLQLPNSSAALARIQYRQLVDILGRLPGNARSWAVAAGFAQLAQLDRTIPAADRARLVSQPLQPLTNPRLLAHLAETEPAVATAAVRCAQLTEEAWLALVPALPVRARGILRHRSDLGVRVDALLEQLGVQDRALPPAEALELDALLESPPAEAPPVTAPPAPAMIRPIPRMPSAAPPPVQAPAPRPAPASPATRPGAPAGATPTGATPAGTTPAPFAEFEQAAASLGTPPPPTNTEAGIGAIVRRIEEFRKAREAQVNGVHHAANDAGYDAPRLPLGDTAAGLPRIPAAIDFATDSEGRVSWADGVHAPSLIGMDLTAADAAVKASAGIASSLRHRVPLRGAQIEISGAPAVQGTWQVDAVPRFEPASGRFTGYCGRLRRPAALAAVGAAMQGHGEADRLRQILHELRTPANAIQVAAEIIQQQLYGPAPHEYRALAAAIAGDCAHILAGFEELDRLVRLETGALNIEAGECDLAPVLTETVNRLKAWTQPRRSGFALQPPADGAALMLPLDRAETERLLWRLLAALAGSTAPDEMLPLAWSGQDGRITLSVGLPAALAALNESGLPENAPGERGHALSTGMFGLGFTLRLAAAEASAAGGGLQREGGTIRLWLPGLTAASAGHSQGLNNLMF